In the Harmonia axyridis chromosome 3, icHarAxyr1.1, whole genome shotgun sequence genome, one interval contains:
- the LOC123674593 gene encoding uncharacterized protein LOC123674593, producing MTFKSIARLLFLLFITAVVVSSQEYPPPPPPPVDDQTLGSLGVQVITDFLTGDFVKRKIQLLFDVLDLKARLLYVITSFCTTENLIALRRFLDWVCRLSTFLNQFLPEMPDINPKTALLELLINKVTNFVTPPTEAPAVYVPPMVENTPPPSVYTPSSYYNQNQDSNDINNNNNPEESNPELSVNVKRSLDPMEVAESKQKETKLTDLNEDEIRKMLKNQEGVSKLSKLIYSTKR from the exons ATGACTTTCAAAAGTATAGCG AGGTTGCTATTCCTCCTGTTCATCACAGCAGTGGTGGTCTCTTCCCAGGAATACCCACCTCCACCACCACCACCAGTAGATGACCAAACCTTAGGTTCTCTGGGAGTCCAAGTCATAACTGATTTTTTGACAGGTGATTTTGTTAAAAGGAAGATTCAACTTTTATTCGACGTATTAGATCTAAAAGCCAGGTTACTTTACGTCATCACCTCCTTCTGCACCACTGAGAACCTTATAGCCCTCAGAAGATTCCTGGATTGGGTATGCAGGCTAAGCACTTTCCTCAACCAATTCCTTCCAGAGATGCCTGACATAAATCCGAAGACTGCATTGCTCGAGCTGTTGATAAACAAGGTTACAAACTTTGTAACACCCCCTACGGAAGCTCCAGCAGTCTACGTGCCGCCTATGGTAGAAAACACACCCCCTCCTTCAGTGTACACTCCATCTTCTTATTATAATCAGAATCAAGACTCGAATGACATAAACAATAACAACAACCCTGAAGAATCCAATCCAGAGTTGTCGGTTAATGTAAAGAGATCTCTAGACCCAATGGAAGTTGCTGAGAGCAAGCAAAAGGAAACCAAACTGACCGATTTGAACGAAGATGAGATCAGGAAAATGCTGAAGAACCAAGAGGGTGTATCGAAGCTCAGTAAACTAATTTATTCCACCAAACGATAG
- the LOC123674594 gene encoding uncharacterized protein LOC123674594 translates to MLYNLKIPLIGALIFFTISVCAENGKEQKLMRPKRSFGFQNPIFSRVFNPYDNRPLTEKFFGRNYIPSYQEDGPQYYSLWSSQPVLEEEHPAEQYSSMESPWYLTLRNKFERPYPVHHQPHPQAFKPYPQPTTSYPEATKPYPQPSKPCPTSTNVYPPSKPHPETSKPYPASINTHPPSKPYPEASKPYPPSKPYPEPSKPYPETSTPHPPSKPYPEASKPYPPSKPYPEPSKPYPPSKPYPEASKPYPPSKPYPEPSKPYPPSKPYPEASKPYPPSKPYPETLKPYPQPSKPYPESHQISKPAIGRIFVDEAKKNLIFDPEAGKLVFVINEEKKDASDYNIKNSPRQEIEQTGVNFISTTTVNSIGEDKTAITENKFKLLPNYDIQTKFNKCCSSTQKTLVYKPKFPFKISTEQLTDYKTILRLLKLHRKFVEQEKEMLHGSDNPNWPPNGLQTLIDEHKKSKKNCKKNTTTSSVTSVQNGSSQDGKTTEKPFSNIISYSFHQKEFSTEKPHRFNIRQKISDITEIPFLSNEISNDYTQRQKNLDITERPFLSNKIVPHDTMVSDDSTQFLSPPGYVIYRKFINEFVKKELATTSSPRPDQASYHSQDYQNSPSRGLELRFFNQKFDQSVLDSLKNKENGKIDPTKLDEITHTVIIEPIRRKRPNRRKEFHTLDSPYKALNILDKMSSENLDNYDSNEITASSDGYGVPSMSFGKHRINKRPSVF, encoded by the exons ATGCTTTATAATTTG aaaattcccCTCATAGGGGCTTTGATATTCTTCACAATTTCCGTTTGTGCTGAAAACGGAAAAGAACAAAAGCTTATGCGACCTAAAAGGTCATTCGGATTCCAAAACCcaattttttcaagagttttcAATCCCTATGATAACAGACCTCTAACTGAGAAGTTTTTCGGAAGAAACTATATTCCTAGCTATCAAGAAGATGGTCCTCAGTATTACTCTCTTTGGTCCTCCCAACCTGTTTTGGAAGAAGAACACCCAGCAGAGCAATATTCCAGCATGGAATCACCGTGGTATCTGACATTGAGAAATAAGTTTGAAAGACCGTATCCAGTGCATCATCAACCTCATCCACAAGCATTTAAACCTTATCCGCAACCCACGACTTCTTATCCAGAGGCTACTAAACCATATCCACAACCATCAAAACCATGTCCTACGTCGACAAATGTATATCCACCTTCAAAACCTCATCCAGAGACTTCGAAACCCTATCCTGCCTCCATAAATACTCATCCCCCATCAAAACCGTATCCAGAAGCTTCCAAACCTTATCCACCATCAAAACCGTATCCAGAGCCTTCAAAACCATATCCAGAGACTTCCACACCTCATCCACCATCCAAACCGTATCCGGAAGCTTCTAAACCTTATCCACCGTCAAAACCGTATCCAGAGCCTTCCAAACCTTATCCACCATCAAAACCATATCCAGAGGCCTCCAAACCTTATCCACCGTCAAAACCGTATCCAGAGCCTTCCAAACCTTATCCACCATCTAAACCATATCCAGAGGCCTCCAAACCTTATCCACCATCAAAACCTTATCCAGAAACTTTAAAACCTTATCCACAACCATCAAAACCCTATCCAGAGTCACACCAAATTTCGAAACCTGCAATCGGTAGAATATTTGTCGACGAAGCCaagaaaaatcttatttttgaTCCTGAAGCAGGCAAACTAGTATTcgtaataaatgaagaaaaaaaag ATGCCTCAGATTATAACATCAAAAATTCCCCACGCCAAGAAATTGAACAAACTGGAGTAAATTTCATATCAACAACGACTGTGAACTCAATAGGTGAAGACAAAACGGCAATTACCGAGAATAAATTCAAGCTTCTTCCAAATTATgatattcaaacaaaatttaaCAAATGCTGTTCATCAACTCAGAAAACATTAGTATACAAACCtaaatttccattcaaaattagtaCAGAACAACTAACAGATTATAAAACAATTCTGAGGCTTCTGAAACTACACAGAAAATTTGTGGAGCAGGAAAAGGAGATGCTTCATGGTTCAGACAACCCAAATTGGCCACCCAACGGTCTGCAAACTCTTATCGACGAacataaaaaatctaaaaagaaTTGTAAGAAGAATACTACTACCAGTTCAGTCACTTCAGTTCAGAATGGATCATCTCAAGATGGAAAAACGACGGAAAAACCTTTCTCCAACATAATATCTTATAGCTTCCATCAGAAAGAGTTCAGTACGGAAAAACCTCATCGATTCAATATAAGacagaaaatttcagatattacCGAAATACCTTTCTTATCTAATGAAATTTCTAATGATTATACACAGAGACAAAAAAATTTAGATATTACTGAAAGACCTTTTCTATCTAATAAGATTGTTCCACATGATACAATGGTTTCTGATGATTCCACCCAATTTCTTTCTCCACCAGGGTATGTAATTTATCGAAAATTTATCAATGAATTTGTCAAAAAGGAACTCGCAACTACATCATCTCCTAGACCAGATCAGGCATCTTATCATTCTCAAGATTATCAAAATTCTCCCTCCAGAGGACTTGAGCTTAGATTCTTCAACCAAAAATTTGACCAATCCGTATTAGATAGtcttaaaaataaagaaaacggTAAGATAGACCCTACTAAACTTGACGAAATCACTCATACTGTTATTATTGAACCGATAAGAAGGAAGAGACCGAATAGGAGAAAAGAATTCCATACTCTTGATTCTCCATATAAGGCTTTAAATATTTTGGATAAAATGTCTTCGGAAAACCTCGATAACTACGACTCAAATGAAATCACTGCTTCTTCTGATGGGTATGGTGTTCCATCGATGAGTTTTGGTAAGCATCGCATCAACAAGAGACCTTCTGTATTTTAA